A genomic segment from Aegilops tauschii subsp. strangulata cultivar AL8/78 chromosome 1, Aet v6.0, whole genome shotgun sequence encodes:
- the LOC109781253 gene encoding uncharacterized protein isoform X2: protein MSHVPAAFVFFSHVFLCFFPLFLFHHASSSCRLVPLGSPPLPGILAVSHQIASPPDLRPATRRPQSGAIRPEPPRSGLTRSAVMRRAAALLLLLAFSAAAAVAAAAEDSTTGILPAGGNNGTDIADPGVGRTGQNGEADPNTQQKVHGEGELKNVITENTNTDNSVKGTSTGKDEPVQKPNDKDGNTTTSSTDFLQDPLIGECDPSHRCLIEKQKFIACLKVSGDSSALSLLMDNKGTNPLDVSITAPDYVILAEDTVHVEANGHNETQVSVSVSDTVNDMAIVLKVAEETCKINLETAVTRNTGRVIPMRLTPTYMLVPVFVLLGLVGLCVKLRRARKQDGGPAYQKLDAPELPVSIGGKKEADQPDQWDDNWGDDWDDEEAPSTPSNSMPNLSSKGLASRRSTKDGWKD, encoded by the exons ATGTCGCATGTGCCGGCCGCCTTCGTTTTCTTTTCGCATGTTTTTTTATGCTTCTTCCCCTTATTTTTATTCCACCACGCCTCCTCGAGTTGCCGTCTAGTTCCCCTCGGGTCTCCTCCGCTCCCGGGGATCCTCGCCGTCTCCCACCAAATCGCCTCGCCTCCAGATCTCCGCCCGGCGACGCGGAGGCCCCAGTCCGGCGCCATTCGGCCGGAACCGCCCCGCTCCGGGCTCACTCGGTCGGCGGTGATGCGGCGGGCAGCGGCGCTCCTCCTCCTGCTCGCCttctcggccgccgccgccgtcgcagcagcagcCGAG GATAGTACCACTGGTATCCTACCAGCAGGAGGAAACAATGGTACTGATATAGCGGATCCAGGTGTTGGGAGGACAGGGCAGAACGGCGAGGCAGATCCTAACACGCAACAGAAAGTACACGGGGAGGGGGAGCTCAAGAACGTCATTACTGAGAACACTAACACGGATAATTCCGTCAAAGGAACTAGCACCGGGAAAGATGAGCCAGTACAGAAACCAAATGACAAAGATGGCAACACAACAACATCCTCGACGGACTTCTTGCAGGATCCACTGATCGGCGAATGTGATCCATCCCATAGATGTCTCATTGAAAAACAGAAGTTCATCGCCTGCTTGAAAGTTTCCGGAG ATTCGTCAGCTCTATCCCTTTTGATGGACAACAAAGGCACAAACCCACTTGATGTTAGCATAACGGCTCCAGATTATGTCATCTTAGCAGAAGATACAGTTCATGTTGAAGCAAACGGTCACAATGAG ACGCAGGTGAGTGTTTCTGTCAGCGATACCGTGAATGACATGGCGATAGTTCTCAAAGTCGCAGAAGAAACCTGTAAAATCAATCTTGAGACCGCAGTCACAAGGAACACAGGCCGGGTGATACCAATGCGGCTTACTCCAACCTACATGCTGGTGCCCGTATTTGTTCTCCTTGGGCTGGTGGGACTATGTGTCAAACTCCGTAGGGCGCGGAAGCAAGATGGTGGGCCAGCATACCAGAAGCTCGACGCACCAGAGCTACCAGTCTCCATTGGAGGGAAGAAAGAAGCTGATCAGCCTGACCAGTGGGATGACAACTGGGGAGATGACTGGGACGACGAGGAGGCGCCGTCAACACCGTCGAACTCCATGCCCAACCTGTCGTCGAAAGGTCTGGCTTCGAGGAGGTCGACCAAGGATGGCTGGAAAGATTAG
- the LOC109781253 gene encoding uncharacterized protein isoform X1: MSHVPAAFVFFSHVFLCFFPLFLFHHASSSCRLVPLGSPPLPGILAVSHQIASPPDLRPATRRPQSGAIRPEPPRSGLTRSAVMRRAAALLLLLAFSAAAAVAAAAEVKDSTTGILPAGGNNGTDIADPGVGRTGQNGEADPNTQQKVHGEGELKNVITENTNTDNSVKGTSTGKDEPVQKPNDKDGNTTTSSTDFLQDPLIGECDPSHRCLIEKQKFIACLKVSGDSSALSLLMDNKGTNPLDVSITAPDYVILAEDTVHVEANGHNETQVSVSVSDTVNDMAIVLKVAEETCKINLETAVTRNTGRVIPMRLTPTYMLVPVFVLLGLVGLCVKLRRARKQDGGPAYQKLDAPELPVSIGGKKEADQPDQWDDNWGDDWDDEEAPSTPSNSMPNLSSKGLASRRSTKDGWKD, from the exons ATGTCGCATGTGCCGGCCGCCTTCGTTTTCTTTTCGCATGTTTTTTTATGCTTCTTCCCCTTATTTTTATTCCACCACGCCTCCTCGAGTTGCCGTCTAGTTCCCCTCGGGTCTCCTCCGCTCCCGGGGATCCTCGCCGTCTCCCACCAAATCGCCTCGCCTCCAGATCTCCGCCCGGCGACGCGGAGGCCCCAGTCCGGCGCCATTCGGCCGGAACCGCCCCGCTCCGGGCTCACTCGGTCGGCGGTGATGCGGCGGGCAGCGGCGCTCCTCCTCCTGCTCGCCttctcggccgccgccgccgtcgcagcagcagcCGAGGTGAAG GATAGTACCACTGGTATCCTACCAGCAGGAGGAAACAATGGTACTGATATAGCGGATCCAGGTGTTGGGAGGACAGGGCAGAACGGCGAGGCAGATCCTAACACGCAACAGAAAGTACACGGGGAGGGGGAGCTCAAGAACGTCATTACTGAGAACACTAACACGGATAATTCCGTCAAAGGAACTAGCACCGGGAAAGATGAGCCAGTACAGAAACCAAATGACAAAGATGGCAACACAACAACATCCTCGACGGACTTCTTGCAGGATCCACTGATCGGCGAATGTGATCCATCCCATAGATGTCTCATTGAAAAACAGAAGTTCATCGCCTGCTTGAAAGTTTCCGGAG ATTCGTCAGCTCTATCCCTTTTGATGGACAACAAAGGCACAAACCCACTTGATGTTAGCATAACGGCTCCAGATTATGTCATCTTAGCAGAAGATACAGTTCATGTTGAAGCAAACGGTCACAATGAG ACGCAGGTGAGTGTTTCTGTCAGCGATACCGTGAATGACATGGCGATAGTTCTCAAAGTCGCAGAAGAAACCTGTAAAATCAATCTTGAGACCGCAGTCACAAGGAACACAGGCCGGGTGATACCAATGCGGCTTACTCCAACCTACATGCTGGTGCCCGTATTTGTTCTCCTTGGGCTGGTGGGACTATGTGTCAAACTCCGTAGGGCGCGGAAGCAAGATGGTGGGCCAGCATACCAGAAGCTCGACGCACCAGAGCTACCAGTCTCCATTGGAGGGAAGAAAGAAGCTGATCAGCCTGACCAGTGGGATGACAACTGGGGAGATGACTGGGACGACGAGGAGGCGCCGTCAACACCGTCGAACTCCATGCCCAACCTGTCGTCGAAAGGTCTGGCTTCGAGGAGGTCGACCAAGGATGGCTGGAAAGATTAG